One region of Triticum aestivum cultivar Chinese Spring chromosome 6B, IWGSC CS RefSeq v2.1, whole genome shotgun sequence genomic DNA includes:
- the LOC123136164 gene encoding proline-rich extensin-like protein EPR1 — MGALPRGLLVLGVCAVLVAAVLADASPASSMVVGLAKCADCTRKNMKAEAAFAGLQVAVKCKNAHGEYETKAIGTVDKSGAFGVPLGADLLREDGELKQDCFAQLHSAPDHPCPGQEPSMIVRQSADGAEKKSFVAVPGEVHYSSQECASAFLCHFFHKKHLFHKKSALVVPHLKKKAIVIPHIHKKPIVIPHFHKKPAPVPVPEYKPPTPTPVYKHPTPVPEYKPPTPVYPHPAPIYHPPAADQKAALNPETDPQLFKKLLHKKPIVIPHLPIVIPHFHKKPAPVPVPVYKPPTPTPVYTHPTPVPEYKPPTPVYPHPSPIYHPPAAEQKAALNPETDPQLFKKLLHKKPIVIPHFHKKPAPVPEYKPPTPTPVYTHPTPVPEHKPPTPVYTHPTPIYHPPADQKMVQDPETDPQLFKKLLPFIKKNPFFKKFPPAKEDTKP, encoded by the exons ATGGGGGCCCTGCCTCGGGGTCTGCTGGTCCTCGGCGTTTGCGCCGTCCTGGTGGCGGCCGTGCTCGCCGACGCATCGCCGGCATCGTCCATGGTCGTCGGCTTGGCCAAGTGCGCCGACTGCACCAGAAAGAACATGAAGGCTGAGGCTGCTTTCGCGG GCCTCCAGGTGGCTGTCAAGTGCAAGAACGCCCACGGCGAGTACGAGACCAAGGCCATCGGCACGGTGGACAAGTCCGGCGCGTTCGGCGTGCCCCTCGGCGCCGACCTCCTCCGCGAGGACGGCGAGCTGAAGCAGGACTGCTTCGCGCAGCTCCACAGCGCGCCCGACCACCCATGCCCCGGGCAGGAGCCGTCCATGATCGTCCGGCAATCCGCCGACGGCGCCGAAAAGAAGAGCTTCGTCGCCGTCCCCGGCGAGGTGCACTACTCCTCCCAGGAGTGCGCGTCGGCGTTCCTCTGCCACTTCTTCCACAAGAAGCACCTCTTCCACAAGAAGTCCGCCTTGGTCGTCCCTCACCTCAAGAAGAAGGCCATCGTGATCCCGCACATCCACAAGAAGCCGATCGTGATCCCGCACTTCCACAAGAAACCggcgccggtgccggtgccggAGTACAAGCCGCCGACGCCCACCCCGGTGTACAAGCACCCGACGCCCGTGCCGGAATACAAGCCGCCGACGCCGGTGTACCCGCATCCGGCGCCGATCTACCACCCTCCTGCCGCCGATCAGAAGGCCGCTCTGAACCCGGAGACTGACCCTCAGCTCTTCAAGAAGCTCCTCCACAAGAAGCCCATCGTGATCCCGCACTTGCCAATCGTGATCCCTCACTTCCACAAGAAACCGGCACCGGTGCCGGTGCCGGTGTACAAGCCGCCGACGCCCACCCCGGTGTACACGCACCCGACGCCGGTGCCAGAGTACAAGCCACCGACTCCGGTGTACCCGCACCCGTCGCCGATCTACCACCCCCCTGCCGCCGAGCAGAAGGCAGCTCTGAACCCGGAGACGGACCCCCAGCTCTTCAAGAAGCTCCTCCACAAGAAGCCAATCGTGATCCCGCACTTCCACAAGAAGCCAGCGCCGGTGCCAGAGTACAAGCCACCGACACCCACCCCGGTGTACACGCACCCGACGCCCGTGCCGGAGCACAAGCCGCCGACGCCGGTGTACACGCACCCGACACCGATCTACCACCCTCCCGCTGACCAGAAGATGGTGCAAGACCCGGAGACGGACCCTCAGCTCTTCAAGAAGCTCCTGCCGTTCATCAAGAAGAACCCATTCTTCAAGAAGTTCCCCCCTGCCAAGGAGGATACTAAGCCATAG